In Candidatus Dormiibacterota bacterium, the following proteins share a genomic window:
- a CDS encoding prepilin-type N-terminal cleavage/methylation domain-containing protein, translating to MRDEGERGFTLIEMMIVVAIIAILVAILVPNFIRARSQAQTAACEANIKEIATALELYQTDNLKYPSSGEATASNTDLKPYLNQTPIDPAAGPGVPYTFVVSTDAQTGVESYTITCPGSHDVGTLQTIAPNTTNTHIQYNSNGGFTASAGGG from the coding sequence ATGAGGGACGAAGGCGAACGCGGATTTACGCTCATTGAGATGATGATCGTGGTGGCTATCATCGCGATTCTCGTAGCGATTCTCGTGCCGAATTTCATCCGCGCGCGCTCGCAGGCGCAAACCGCAGCCTGCGAGGCGAATATCAAAGAGATCGCCACCGCGCTGGAACTCTATCAAACGGATAATCTCAAGTACCCGTCCAGTGGGGAAGCGACCGCTTCGAATACGGATTTAAAGCCGTATCTCAACCAGACACCGATCGATCCTGCGGCCGGTCCCGGAGTTCCATACACCTTCGTCGTTTCGACCGATGCGCAGACGGGCGTTGAGTCGTACACGATCACGTGCCCGGGCTCCCACGACGTTGGAACGCTGCAGACGATCGCTCCAAATACAACCAACACGCACATACAATACAATTCCAATGGCGGATTTACAGCGTCCGCGGGCGGTGGGTAA
- a CDS encoding cytochrome c biogenesis protein CcdA has translation MDVIHAALMDVAARSLAGPAVCAGAGLAGSLGPCAAPRMIASAGIGSDRMPVSLRLRSMASLIAGICCGYVILGLAATVLLRMMQMVGILYAAMCIVLIVVGIKSIVASDRVTSDTACRHNRGVSGASFFAGMSFALVVSPCCTPIVAGIAAFAQANGDWVYSGLCMACFALGHSAPLAIVGFASMALRERMLRYAPAVAVINGALLLGLAGYYAVLA, from the coding sequence GTGGACGTCATTCACGCGGCTCTGATGGACGTGGCGGCGCGCTCGCTGGCGGGACCGGCCGTATGCGCCGGGGCGGGTTTGGCCGGTTCGTTGGGCCCGTGCGCGGCGCCGCGCATGATCGCCTCCGCCGGCATCGGCAGCGATCGGATGCCGGTGTCGCTCCGGCTTCGTTCGATGGCGTCATTGATCGCAGGGATCTGTTGCGGCTATGTGATCCTGGGCCTAGCGGCGACGGTGCTGCTTCGCATGATGCAGATGGTCGGCATCCTCTACGCGGCGATGTGTATAGTACTGATTGTTGTCGGGATCAAAAGCATCGTCGCATCGGATCGCGTGACGTCCGACACCGCCTGTCGCCACAATCGCGGGGTGAGCGGGGCGAGTTTTTTTGCCGGGATGTCGTTTGCATTGGTCGTCTCTCCGTGCTGTACGCCGATCGTTGCGGGGATAGCCGCCTTCGCGCAGGCGAACGGTGACTGGGTCTATTCCGGACTCTGCATGGCATGCTTCGCCCTCGGTCATTCCGCGCCGCTGGCGATCGTGGGATTCGCAAGCATGGCCCTGCGAGAACGGATGCTTCGCTACGCTCCAGCGGTGGCGGTCATCAACGGTGCCCTACTCCTGGGACTCGCGGGCTATTACGCGGTGTTAGCGTGA